The DNA segment TGCTGATGTTGAGAGTTACTGAATTTCTAAGTATGTTAATATGTTTCCTAGGGCTCCTATATAAAAGTAACAACACTGATAAGAATAAAGCAGTATCCTAAGATTCTCCATGTGGTATGGGAGCATCTGAAAAAATTCAGATCATGAAGAGTTGAAATTAGGCTCATTGCTCTACACTGAGCCTCCTTGAAACCACAATAAGTTTAATTTTAGCTCATGATTTAGAAGAGAATGGAAGCTTAAGCAGAAGAATATGCTTACAAAAAAACCACATGTTCATGCATGAACACACATGTATACCCTGGGAAATTCATTCTAATAGTTGAGAATAAtaatcatttgggagttcccgtgtggtgcaaCTGAAATGAAtactactaggaaccatgaggttgtgggttgatccctggccttgctaagtgggttaaggatccagcattgccgtgagctgtggtataggttgcagatgtggctagaatctggcattgctgtggctgtggtgtaggccagcagctgtagctcctattcgacccgttagcctggaaacctccgtatgccacaagtgcagccctaaaaaaagcaaaaaacaaaacaaacaaacaaaaaaacaataattatttgAACTCCCCTTTGGGATCTACTCTTATTCCCCACTCCACACAGCATACCCACTCTCCTGACCTACTTATTAATGTTCTAAGCCATTCCAAGATATGATgacatttacttaatatttttataattcactTCTCCCTCTCAAAGaagcagaggttttttttctttttttacatggTCTATGTAGGTACAGTACACAAAAGAGTGACTGGCACATAGAAGGCAATCTTgaaacatatgcaaatatatttttgcttGCTATTCCTTTTAGAAACACTCAAAGTTTGAAACCCATAAGCTAATTTATAGGAGTCTTATTGTGCATAagctttaagagaaaaaattgcatagttttttccacatcctttgtactgcatattttacatctttgttTCTCAAGCTATAGATCAAGGGGTTTAACATGGGGATAATGAGGGTGTAGAATATAGAAGCCACTTTATCAGTGTCAAAGGAATGGCTGGACTCTGGTTGCACATACATAAATATCAGAGTCCCATAGAACACGGTGACCACTGTCAGGTGGGATCCACAGGTTGAAAAAGCCTTGTGCCTACCTTCAGCAGAGTTCATCCTGAGAATGGCTTCAAGAATAAACAGGTAAGACACAAGAACTATCAGAAGGGATGAAATCAAATTAAAACCTGCTAAGATCAGAATGATGAGTTCAACTTCATGTGTATTTGAGCAGAGCAAAGATAGCAAAGGGAGACTATCACAGTAGAAATGCCTGATGACATTGTGGCCACAGAAGGataaattaaatatctttataGTGATGAGAAGAGACACGAATGTGCTATAGAGATAGGGGATTGCGACCAGCACCCAACATACCTTTTGTGACATGACGACGGTGTAGAGCAGagggtgacagatggccacatagcggtcataggacattgCCGACAGAATAAAAAGTTCACTAATAATGAACACAAGAAAGAATGCTAGTTGAAGAGcacaaaaataataggaaattatatttttatccaCAACAAAATTTACTAACATTTTGGGTCCTACTGTTGTGGAATAACCAAGGTCAGTAAAAGCCAAGTGTCtgagaaagaagtacatgggggtttGGAGCCTGGCATCCACCTTGGTGAGGATGACCATGCCCAAGTTGCCCACCACCGAGATCACGTAGATGAGCAGGAACAGCCCAAACAGTGGAGCCTGCAGCTCAGGGCGGTCTGTGATTCCCAGGAGGATGAATTCACTCAGCACTGTTCCATTGTGTTTTTCCATCCAGGTTTGCTGCAACACCTGTTCTGGATAGAGACATCAGTATAGTCAATAGATTTTGTGTATTCTTTCCTCAGAGAAGTCTTAGTATGCAAAGCTAGTAGAAAGAAGAGTCATCTAAACCTTCTAATTCAAAATATTTGGACATAAAACCATCAGCctcatattaaaatatacataaatagagacagaaagagataTGGAAATAGATCTGTGGTTCTCTAAACTGGAATTAATTTACTCTCCAAAGAATAGTTTCCCACTGTCTaaagacattttggttgtcaAATCAGGAACTGAGGTTCTATTGACTTCTAACGATTAAAGGTCAGCTCAGTATCTTACCATTTCAAATGTTCAAGCCATAACAATATTCAGCCAGTGGTCACAAGAATATCACATTGAGAAACCCTGAAGATAGAGATACAGATGATTAGAAAAACAATTCATAAACATGGAAAACAGagtaaaaatcaaaatgactTAGAACAATGTTACAACTGCAGATATTAGGTTTATGGGCAATTATCTTACTATTGCCTAAAGTGTTTCTATAATCTATTTGATACAATCACACAATGCGGTTTACAAAACACCTCAATATTTGGGCATAAGGCATATGCCAATTATATAagacaaatttctttttctttttcttttttcttttgtcttttttgccgtttcttgggctgctcctatgatatatggaggttcaccgggctagggttctaatcggagctgtagctgccagcctatgccagagccacagcaatggtaggatctgagccatgtctgtgacctacaccacagctcatggcaatgctggatcattaacccactgagcaagggcagggattgaacccacaacctcatggttgctagtcagattcgctaacctctgcgccacgacgggaactcctatataagaCAAATTTCAAACAAGAAATTCCATGAATTCATATCTGCCACTCAAATAATAGTGCTATGAAATAGTTTATGGCTTCAGGTGGTATTGGCTGAAAAGGTAGCCCAACTGGCAGATATGAATAAATAGGAAACTATAATGGATCACAGTAGGCATTATTTTTATTCGTATGGTGAGGTATACCAGGGGATAAATGTACACGAGTACAGTTTCCGAAGTACCTTCATTTATGATCTGCACGAAGTGTTAATTGGGGCAAATAGTGTAAGTCGTCTAAAACTCTTATTCTCATATATAATGCAAAACATTGTGCAGGATTTGGGGGAAAGATAAGTGAAGATTCAATGATTCAGTGAGGTTATCTTATGGGGAAATACTTCTCAAATATCAAGTACACATGTATTCTCTGAACTGTGACTTAACTTCGTTGTTAGGGCTATAGTGATGGAATAGGGGAGGAATGGGTCAAGCAGAATGGAATACATGCCATTTATTCCAGTCACTGCTACACCTCCTATTCCATGATTAAACCGGAATGatcaatttttgttttggaaattgcTTCTCCCgtaatttttaatctattttaatagAACCTTAATATAAGTTATTCTGATGtaaatttgcttaaaatattttccacttacagtattttaattaaaactgaaAGATACTAACTTGAATGTAACCAATCAGATACACTATGCTATGCAATAAACTGGGGAAGTATAAAATCTGGGCCAATTGGGAGAAAAAGAGCTCACTGGCAGTGGTTTTACATAGAAGTTTCATGAAAATTCCCATTGAAACAAGGGCCACAGTACTTTAAAAAAGGATGTTAAAAATCATGATGATACACAATACCttagagacaaaataaaatgcaccAAAGATGAGATATACGTGGATTCCAGAATGATATTTGAAATCCTCCTGAACACTGAGCCCGAAAGAACTCGTTCAAACCAGAGTAGAGCACATAATGCAGAAGAGCATTGTTTAGTCACATAACACGTATCTAAAACATCCCAAAAGATCTCACATAAAAATGATAACAGACTAGGAGGTGGATCACATGTAGAGTAAGATACTTGATTTTGGTCTAAAAATTTCAAGCATCAAcactcttgttaaaaaaaaaaagccactttacTGTAcaggcagaaattgacagaacattgcaaatcgattctaataaaaattttagaaacggaataaaattttactgtttcAATAAAATAGCAAGTCAAGGGTCTCTGAGTGGGCTCTAAGGAGATGCAGACGTCTAATTTCAGCACATTAAATTAAAAGGTAATCCCATGCAATTTGCacttaaattacttaaaatttggCTTGTAAGTTTGTGACCTCTGGACATTCTAGACTGCAGTGAATGCACATACCCCTTTTATATCAGAATGTGGGAAATGTGCACCAGGAGACGATAATACTAGAGAAATATGCAGTCAATGCAATAAAGAGAAGTATAAATCTTGGGGTGTGCTTGTCTTCTTATcttttatttggttctttctttgtttggttttcctTCACTATCAcagatggataaaaaaaaatgaataaatagcatATAGTGAGTACCAATTTTCATGTAAGGtaaggaaagataaaataatcTTCTCTTACCAGCTTTGGGgttctatgggaaaaaaaacaaatttagtgTTCATGGTTTACTGTCTCTGTTTAACATTCAACTGTTAGTTTTTCAATGTTTAATACTCAACTGATAGTTTTTCAAAGCTATACTCTTTGAGATCATCCCACCAGACAACGAAGAGGATGCTGAACATTGTACCATTATCATAGACCTGGTTACTTACCAGTCTCCTAATATCCTAATGGTGCTTTCCTTACCTCCCCTCGATGTGAGGTGataatctcttttcttcctccttaagAAGTCAGGTGAGATGCATCTTGATATATTCATTTAAACAATCATGAAATAATTAAGTGTTTAAAAgttccattattatttttgagaGGATAACAGAAATAGCTCAGAGTCACCAAATGAATATTTGACTGGACATCAAAGCGAGAGACTGAACACCTGCAGTTTCTTAATGTTGCCAATtgaaaaaatcatatttctatCATCATGCTTTATTCTCTCTTTGTTTTGGTCCTAGATAACCTTATTTCTATGAAACAAATACTTTATAAACAGTATGACAATGATATTTCAAAGAGGCATGTATTGAGGACTCTCAACCCAagagaaagtattaaaaaatgacagtgaagaaaaaaggagagaattccTATTCTTGCTTGGGCTTTACGATTGTAAGAAAGGAAAGTGGACTGAATCAGAAATGGCCCCATTGTATTACGGCTTCACCATGGAATTAAAGTGGAACAGTTGCAAACATCACTGACACATTGTGGCTATGCATAGCTCGTGTTACAGAATGAAATATGCCCTCATCTTTACCTGTGCTGAGGCCTCTGTCCTGACTCCCATATGTGTTTCCTAACATGGCATATTGGgaacaatttatatatttttttcacatttcgaGACGCTCCCAGAGGAGATGCCAAGCAATGTGTTTATTATTCCTATGACATATGAGAGCATGTGCTATTTTTCATAAAAGAGTATACCTACTGTTCACTCTTAGTCAaccttccctttgctccacaggAGACTCTtgattaaaatgttatatatttaggACAGGTTTATCAAGAGTCCCCTTTTCCACAGTGTCTCCTTAAGGGGGCGACCCAGTAGAGAAATGCTGAAATCCTGTCCTATTACATTGTTTGTAAAAACTTAAAGGGAGTAAAGATTATGTGCTAGGCAAATGTGACCTGTTATTTCTTTGACTTTAGTTGtagtttctgttgttttcctcCCCTCCAGAGGTGGACATTGGTTACTTATTTTTCCAATTTCATATGTGTGGCCATCTTTCCTTAGCTCCAACTTCTCTATTGAGacattttttattccattctgtCCAATTCCCACTc comes from the Phacochoerus africanus isolate WHEZ1 chromosome 4, ROS_Pafr_v1, whole genome shotgun sequence genome and includes:
- the LOC125124011 gene encoding olfactory receptor 8K3-like, with product MEKHNGTVLSEFILLGITDRPELQAPLFGLFLLIYVISVVGNLGMVILTKVDARLQTPMYFFLRHLAFTDLGYSTTVGPKMLVNFVVDKNIISYYFCALQLAFFLVFIISELFILSAMSYDRYVAICHPLLYTVVMSQKVCWVLVAIPYLYSTFVSLLITIKIFNLSFCGHNVIRHFYCDSLPLLSLLCSNTHEVELIILILAGFNLISSLLIVLVSYLFILEAILRMNSAEGRHKAFSTCGSHLTVVTVFYGTLIFMYVQPESSHSFDTDKVASIFYTLIIPMLNPLIYSLRNKDVKYAVQRMWKKLCNFFS